AGCTTTACCTGGCAGAGCTGAGGgcaaaggaaaataaagaggAGAACAGACAAGGACTGCAGAAGATGAAAGAAATGTTCATCATGTACGATGACTGTCACACTGTCGGTGCTAGGGCCtaataacagtatttacaacattgattaaaaagaaccagtttgtaacataatggaaaagtgggtcaatgtttaaagtatttgcaCATATgaaatgtctgatagagatgaagggagcagcaacgAAGAAATAAATtgagttattgtcagtaatggtagagtaTGTGAGTATAGgcataaattaaaaagaaaagttccaCCCTGGATCAAACATGTGGCTTTTATTCTCATTCCTGCAACAGATTTCTCTGCAGTGAACCAGAAACACCACAGCTATATTTATATTGTCCGGCTATGCTAGCAAGTCAGCTGAGCTTAAGCCACATGTATCTACCTAAACATCCCGGACGGACACGACAACAATTTTTCAAAACGGTTGAaaagcaaagtaaaaatgtaattttttataaaaacatgacACAGTAATTTTAGCAACCCATTTATTTGACTCATTCATAAAAAGACGTTAAAAACCCACTCATTGGCATAGTTTTTTCTTAAATACTTTTGAACTGAAATACAACCACCCACATTAAAAACTGACTTCAAGTCCTAATCCTAACATTCATGTTTTGTGGTGCAGATTAAAAGATGTACCTGAAGTTACTCCGTAGATGCATTCCTGATGCCTGTTAGctgttttaattttgtttactGCTGTTAAATGCCCCCCTGAAAACTGGATCACACAATTCCCTACACATAAGTTTTCACACAAACTTGTACAACATGTAACAGTCTTTTTCACTTATCAATCAAAACCTGAGAAAATGTGTATTCTTCCAATTTGATTGTATCACTAGAACTAGAAACTGCACCAATTGATGAAAACTTTTTTCTTCTAATATTTGTTGACTAGCCCCAAATGGTAGAGAATTATTACATGTGTAACCccctccaccacacacacacacacaaacacacattttcatggtGAATTAGAAAAACTACTAAAGTAGGGATAAGTAAAGGATCTCATTTGCATGTGTAATAACTACACATTAAACCACATTTTCACATCCAATCCAAAGTATTACACATCACAACTGTCCTGATTGTGGAGATGACAGAGGTCCTCACTGTTTATGATGGTTGAGTTCAAACTGTATCAGAATCCAGGCCCCTTTAAGACCAATACTCTTAGgttatgtaaacaaaataaattacagtTGAGCCTAATTAaaaaccttttcttttaaaGCTCATAAGCTTTCATAGGTGACAATGGAAAATAGATTCTTAAAATCAAGATAAAAATTGTCCAAAACAAGTGAGTAAATGACGTTCACAGTTGTTTTCATAACATCGTTGACATCGATAACATTGCTGAATGGTACATGAAAGACGAACACACATTTGTGTACGCATGCTTCCGATCTCGTAGCCTTTAATACAGATGTAACTGCAACTTCACTGGCTGCGCTCCTTTGGCTCTCTGTATTTGTACTGGATGTACTCAAAGATGTCTCTCTCACTGTCCACCAGAAGAGGTTCCCCAGCCACACCTGAAATAGATCCACACAGAAGAATAGCTGATATTAGAAGCTGAACGCATGCGAAGTTACTGACTGATGATAGAGGCGGCACATTGCTGGAACAGAGTTCACAAGGTTCATATCATATTTGACTGAGACTCACCAGTGACCCCCAGTGGTCGGATGGTGTACTCGTTAAGGGTGAAACCTTTCTCCAGGGCATGAGTTCTCATATTTTTATTGAAGATATCACTTCCAGTGAAATACAGGACACCACAGTAGTACTGGTCTTTAGGAATTAACCTTTGGGAAAATGGGGAAAGGATAATTACAAAGCAGGATCAAACAGATtgtaataaaaaactaaaaatgtaagttgcCTATTCACTGTTGTAACCATGTATCAAAAGCTTTGTGTTACAGTAGGTCAAGGtagtgttttaatttaatttaataaatcacGTCTGCATCCTGACCAATGCACAGACTTAGCCCATATTGTTCTGTGTAAACACATACTTAAAACACCTAATTTTGGAAACACCAAGCAATATAGAGCAGGGCACCTGATATCAATACGCCTGTGAAGGtattcttcttcctcatcatcatcatcatcactcttCTGCAGTTGGCAGACTCCCTAGAAACACAAGAGTTGGACCATTGTGACCTCAGTCATGCGCTTCATGGGTTGGGTATGGTTACTGTACTAACTGTGTTACCAgtcacatcagacacacacagctgagcaCATGAGACAAAATAAGCAAAGGCCTCACCATGAACTTGGTGTCTCCTTTGGAGAGAGTGTCGGTCACAAACCCTGAGGACTCAAAATGACTGACCATGTCGTGGAGGAGCTTGGGCTGGAGAAGAAGAATGGAAAAGAATGAATAAGACAAAGAGGAAAGCTGCAGATCATGGCAAAACACAGTGGTGAGGTAGAATGGAGAAGAGTTGTACCTGTTTCTCAGTCTCAGAGGTGTAGTCTGGATGTGTCAGCAAAATATCAATATCACCACTCGAGGCAGCACCTGGAAATTATGAACATGTGAATCAATTTCATGATTCCCAGAGTCTGAACTCCTGCCATTGACTTGAACATCCGCTGTAATAATCACAAGGGGAAGATTTTACCTCTCCTGTAACTTCCACAGATTGTTCCAATATATTCTTCACCAACTATCTTCAACTCTCTATGAATCAGagtctaaaaaaaacatttgaacacaGATTTAGAAAAAGCTAAACAATACTTATCAGAACATaacttaaaaatacaaatgcttGATCACCTCCATCTTTTCCATTTCAGCACGAGGGATCCTTTTCTCAAACTCCTCAAAGTACCTGAAGGCAGCACAATAATCCATGAAGCACAGCTCATGTATCAATAGAAAGACTTTTCACCTTCACACTGAGCAGAACTTACTTGAGTCCAATCTGTTGATGATGGTTCAGTTTGCTCTCGATCTTTTTCAGATCTAAataaggaaagaaaataaaagaccaTTAAAACCATAATGGACATTTATTGAGTATGTGCTACATATGTGTCAAAATATTACAAGAagtcacacaaaaataaattaaaaaatatatttttataattataatgcAAGTCAGCTTTAAAACAAACCTTCCAGTGTCTTCACCCCTTCTTCAAAAAACTTCCTGGCAGCAGCAGGGCTGAAGTCAACAGGCAGAAGATGCACTTTGTTATATGAAGCACttgttgaaaatgtaaatgaaaacaaaaaatatgcgGTGTCCCTTTGGCAACTGAATTAGTCTTACAGTGATTTTATTTAGTCTTGATGCGTTTCCTTGTCCATACACAATATCTAATAGGTTTTTCATTTGTACTAACAGGTAAGACGTACCCAATTCCAGTAACTCTGGTGAGGAAATTGATGGAAGAGCTGGTGTCATCAGTTCTGATCTAGAGACAAATATAAATGCAGAACATTAGTCAGTGTAAAGTGTTAAATTTAactatttaacaaaaaaaaattacagcGTGTCATCAATCATGTATTCTCAGGCCAAATGATTCACCTTTTCCAGTTTGCGTAGTGTCCCAGTTTGTAAGAACTCATCAATCTTTTCTGCTATTTTTTGTCCCACACCTTCCTGTTAAAATGGGAAAACAAACAAGAGGGTGCTGAGCAGTGCGAGCTGCAGCGGTTACGTAAGGTGCCCAGAGTGGCTGCTCAGGCTAAGCAGCGGGCATCActtcacacacaaccacagcaaCATCACTACACAAGTGTTGAAGACAAACAATGATGCGGACATTTCCAATCATCTTACACCACCTTACTTTCAGGGAATTTCTTTATGAAGCAAATTATGACACAATACAAACACTTAAGACTGACCAGTATTATATTATCATTGTTTTCAACTGCAATTCCTAAACACTGTAACCTTCATAAAGGTAGAATTTATAACAGGACTTAATACTGCATTacactttctgtttttgtgcTTGTACTGGCCAATTGGCAACATGTGCCACAAATCAGCTAATGAATTATTTATACGAGTTACTCAATAGACATTCAATTTGTAAAATTGTATTCAATGCACATACCAGTTTCTTGGCCTCTTCCCCATTCTTGATCTTGTTAGGGTACTTGGAAATGGTAGATGCTGCTTTCCTAGGCACAGAGCACAAGACCAGTGGTTATGTAACAGCCAAACAACATAGTAATAAAAAGCTTTCCCTGAATTCCTActataataatgtaaaacaaaatctaaccctaaccctgttatAAAAAATTGGCCATCAGTTTAATGACcgctcccccccctctcagtaAATACTGCATTATCAAGCACATCAAGTTAACTAATAATAAATCCTGTCCTCATGAAGCTCATATCATTTGGTATCGGTTGAGATCCTTTTGTGGGGGTGCTGATCCAGTAATATAGTTACTAAACAGGCGGTTATATTGTATTTTACAGTgtacaaagtgtttttcttaTATACTTTGTCCATCCTCACTTATATAAGTGGTGTTATTGATGCCAAAATTAACATAACCCAATAATCTTAAAGAAGGTAGGTCTTGTTGCAGGGTTGCTGTAATAAACAACATTACTTTTATCTCTGTGAGTGCAACAGcataacatttaatttatttcagtaTTTACACAATATTTGAACACGTCCGCCTCCAGACCTTACCTGTAGGCGTTGTACTTGTGGATGGCTCTGTTGACATTTTTCTCATAGTTGGCCAGCTCTGCAGAGAGAAGTAAGACAGTACAAAGCTTAATACTTCATTCACAACCAGTCCCACCCACTGCAGGACACCATCACAGCACTGGGCAGCTTAAGGA
The genomic region above belongs to Pleuronectes platessa chromosome 4, fPlePla1.1, whole genome shotgun sequence and contains:
- the polb gene encoding DNA polymerase beta yields the protein MSKRKAPQESPNEGITDFLVELANYEKNVNRAIHKYNAYRKAASTISKYPNKIKNGEEAKKLEGVGQKIAEKIDEFLQTGTLRKLEKIRTDDTSSSINFLTRVTGIGPAAARKFFEEGVKTLEDLKKIESKLNHHQQIGLKYFEEFEKRIPRAEMEKMETLIHRELKIVGEEYIGTICGSYRRGAASSGDIDILLTHPDYTSETEKQPKLLHDMVSHFESSGFVTDTLSKGDTKFMGVCQLQKSDDDDDEEEEYLHRRIDIRLIPKDQYYCGVLYFTGSDIFNKNMRTHALEKGFTLNEYTIRPLGVTGVAGEPLLVDSERDIFEYIQYKYREPKERSQ